In one Fusobacterium perfoetens ATCC 29250 genomic region, the following are encoded:
- the murJ gene encoding murein biosynthesis integral membrane protein MurJ, which yields MFRSGILVMIVTLISRVLGLARSMIVAYYFGATAATDAFFSAFKISNFFRQLLGEGALGTSFIPLYNEKIKEEGEEEGRKFIFSILNIIFIFSIIISLLMIIFSEQIIALIVNGFSPETRHVAAELLEIMSPYFILIAIAGMLGAILNNFKIFVVPASTAIFFNIAILGSAVYFGKTYGIKAMAYGVLVGGILQLLVQIPQFIGKTKGYSFKIYWKDKYLKRLFYMMLPMLVGIVARQFNTIVDQFFASYLEAGGISALENATRLYTLPIGVFGISVSTVVYPTLSKKIVNKDFKGVEDNLLKGLNILLFLIVPCMAVFCFYSKEIVKFLFGYGNFNERAIVITGEALFFYSVGLYFYNAIHVLTRAFYGMKNSKDPVKFSIMAIIINIVLNMILIKPMAYKGLALATSIAAIVNFTLLLYTFRKKYINFKLKRLWIFGIKTIIASIIGIISSFYINNVILKLVVFSVIYLILWAYPIYKKRLEVF from the coding sequence ATGTTTAGAAGTGGAATATTAGTAATGATAGTTACATTAATAAGTAGAGTGTTGGGATTAGCAAGAAGTATGATTGTAGCTTATTATTTTGGAGCTACAGCGGCTACTGATGCTTTTTTTAGTGCTTTTAAAATAAGTAACTTTTTTAGACAATTATTAGGAGAGGGAGCTTTAGGAACATCTTTTATCCCATTATATAATGAGAAAATAAAGGAAGAAGGAGAAGAAGAAGGAAGAAAATTTATATTTTCTATTTTAAATATAATTTTTATTTTTTCTATTATAATTTCTCTTTTAATGATTATATTTTCTGAACAAATAATAGCTTTGATAGTTAATGGTTTTTCACCAGAAACTCGGCATGTAGCTGCAGAACTTTTAGAAATTATGTCACCATATTTTATTCTAATAGCAATAGCTGGAATGTTAGGAGCTATACTTAATAATTTTAAAATTTTTGTAGTACCAGCCTCTACAGCTATATTTTTTAATATAGCGATATTAGGGTCAGCTGTATATTTTGGAAAAACTTATGGAATAAAGGCTATGGCTTATGGGGTTTTAGTAGGAGGAATTTTACAACTATTAGTACAGATACCACAATTTATAGGGAAAACAAAAGGATATAGTTTTAAAATTTATTGGAAAGATAAGTATTTAAAAAGATTATTTTATATGATGCTCCCAATGTTAGTTGGAATAGTGGCAAGACAGTTTAATACAATAGTGGACCAATTTTTTGCTTCATATTTAGAGGCTGGAGGAATATCAGCTCTTGAAAATGCCACAAGACTTTATACTTTACCAATAGGTGTTTTTGGAATATCTGTATCAACAGTTGTTTATCCTACTCTTTCTAAAAAGATAGTTAATAAAGATTTTAAAGGAGTAGAAGATAATTTACTAAAGGGATTAAATATTTTATTATTTTTAATAGTTCCATGTATGGCTGTATTTTGTTTTTATTCTAAAGAAATAGTAAAATTCTTATTTGGATATGGGAACTTTAATGAAAGAGCCATAGTAATAACAGGAGAAGCTTTATTTTTCTATTCAGTAGGACTTTATTTTTATAATGCTATTCATGTACTTACAAGAGCTTTTTATGGAATGAAAAATAGTAAAGATCCTGTTAAATTTTCAATAATGGCAATAATTATAAATATAGTTTTAAATATGATATTGATCAAACCAATGGCTTATAAAGGATTAGCTTTAGCCACTTCAATAGCTGCAATAGTTAATTTTACTTTGCTTTTATATACTTTTAGAAAAAAATATATTAATTTTAAATTAAAGAGACTTTGGATATTTGGAATAAAAACTATAATAGCTTCGATAATAGGAATTATAAGTAGTTTTTATATAAATAATGTAATTTTAAAATTAGTTGTATTTTCTGTTATCTATTTAATATTATGGGCTTATCCGATTTATAAAAAAAGATTAGAGGTATTTTAA
- a CDS encoding segregation and condensation protein A, whose translation MLKTGENFQIENKKEIESNKEIVLKIDNFEGPLELLLYLIEKKKMKISEIRITQIIDEYLSILEDSKRDNLEIKVEFVLIATELLEIKAYSVLSFEKEKESEKELKRRLEEYKIFKEVTKDVARLENEFNISYSKKEGRRITKVDSKEYNLDTLTLDDIYESYKKYLLKQNTEIMQIKYERTYILEDEVEKLKIFVYDKIKTLGEIFQRAENKMHLVYIFLAILDTYKEGSIDILKINEEIYIKRIN comes from the coding sequence ATGTTGAAAACTGGAGAAAATTTTCAAATAGAAAATAAAAAAGAGATAGAATCAAATAAAGAGATAGTTTTAAAAATAGATAATTTTGAAGGTCCTCTTGAACTTTTATTATATTTAATTGAAAAGAAAAAAATGAAAATTTCTGAAATTAGAATAACTCAAATTATTGATGAGTATTTATCTATATTAGAAGATAGTAAAAGGGATAATTTAGAAATAAAAGTTGAATTTGTTTTAATAGCAACAGAGCTTTTAGAAATAAAAGCTTATTCTGTATTAAGTTTTGAAAAAGAAAAAGAATCAGAAAAAGAATTAAAAAGAAGATTAGAAGAATATAAAATTTTTAAAGAAGTAACTAAAGATGTAGCTAGATTAGAAAATGAATTTAATATTAGTTATTCTAAAAAAGAAGGAAGAAGAATTACAAAAGTTGATTCTAAAGAATATAACTTAGATACTTTGACTTTAGATGATATATATGAAAGTTATAAAAAGTATCTATTAAAACAAAATACAGAAATAATGCAAATAAAATATGAAAGAACTTATATATTAGAAGATGAAGTTGAAAAATTAAAAATTTTTGTCTATGATAAAATAAAAACATTGGGGGAAATATTTCAAAGAGCCGAAAATAAAATGCATCTTGTATATATTTTTTTGGCAATATTAGATACTTATAAAGAGGGAAGTATTGATATATTAAAAATAAATGAGGAAATATATATAAAAAGGATAAACTAA
- the whiA gene encoding DNA-binding protein WhiA, whose product MSYTSQVKTEIIKKTIYTTKEKIAELRGILDVKNAIQPNKIEFKLESIELANRVYSLLKEVTQLKLSVKYSISMNFGEHRVYIITIEKQNGYTDFIKMLEGFRGEKIEEDEERVAGFVRGLFLSTGYVKPPEKEYAMDFFIDDEEMAEELYRILLNLGKKVSKTKKRNKNLVYLRNCEDIMDVLVMIGSIKEFYKYEEITMMKDLKNKTIREMNWEVANETKALNTGLKQIKMINYIGKVIGINKLSSVLEEVAFLRLQNPESSLQELADMIGISKSGIRNRFRRIEEIYNELLEENKGRVSDENHN is encoded by the coding sequence ATGTCTTACACTTCTCAAGTAAAAACAGAGATAATAAAAAAAACAATATATACAACGAAAGAGAAAATAGCAGAATTACGAGGAATATTAGATGTGAAGAATGCTATTCAACCTAATAAAATAGAGTTTAAATTAGAGAGTATAGAATTAGCAAATAGAGTATATAGCCTTTTAAAAGAAGTAACTCAACTAAAATTAAGCGTAAAATATTCTATAAGTATGAATTTTGGAGAGCATAGAGTATATATAATTACTATAGAAAAACAAAATGGATATACTGATTTCATAAAAATGTTAGAGGGATTTAGGGGAGAAAAAATAGAAGAAGATGAAGAAAGAGTAGCTGGTTTTGTAAGAGGGTTATTTTTATCAACTGGCTACGTTAAACCTCCAGAAAAAGAATATGCTATGGATTTTTTTATAGATGATGAGGAAATGGCAGAAGAATTATATAGAATATTATTAAATCTTGGGAAAAAAGTTTCAAAAACTAAAAAAAGAAATAAAAATTTAGTTTATTTAAGAAATTGTGAAGATATAATGGACGTATTAGTTATGATTGGTTCTATAAAAGAGTTTTATAAGTATGAAGAAATAACTATGATGAAAGATTTAAAAAATAAAACTATAAGAGAGATGAACTGGGAAGTAGCTAATGAAACTAAAGCTTTAAACACAGGGCTTAAACAGATAAAAATGATAAATTATATAGGAAAAGTTATAGGAATAAATAAACTTTCATCTGTTTTAGAGGAAGTTGCTTTTCTAAGATTACAAAATCCTGAGAGCTCATTACAAGAATTAGCTGATATGATAGGAATATCAAAATCAGGAATAAGAAATAGATTTAGAAGAATAGAAGAAATATATAATGAATTATTAGAGGAAAATAAAGGGAGAGTTTCTGATGAAAATCATAATTGA
- a CDS encoding DEAD/DEAH box helicase produces MNKLEKFRELGLSDKTLKALSKKGFEEPSPIQALTIPVLLKGEKDVIGQAQTGTGKTAAFALPILEKIEKSTGKIRAIILAPTRELAIQVAEETNSFAFGRNLKVVPVYGGQSIELQIRQVKKGVDIVVGTPGRVLDLIDRKLLKLDEIDYFILDEADEMLNMGFIEDIEKILSYTKADKRMLFFSATMPKEILKIAENHMRPGYEILKVETKELTTNLTDQIYFEVKQKDKFEALCRIIDLEPDFYGIVFCRTKNDVNELAGKLNDRGYDAGELHGDITQNYRETTLKRFKDKKLTILVATDVAARGIDVNDLTHVVNYSVPQEAESYVHRIGRTGRAGKEGTAITFITPSEYKRLLQIKRITKTDIRKEKIPGIKDVIISRKYRIKESVKNEIQEGNINNFVEMAKDLLKEGTPEEIIASLLKINYEDVLDSSNYNEIEEATVDKTGKTRLFIALGRVDKITPKKIVDLIAKESKIDRDKIKNVEVYENFSFMNVPFAEAEYILDIFKKQKKGRKPLVEKAKVKSNEEEKVEEVTPKKRGRKPKSEVEEKKTNKKNSSKESVSSDKTKKTRKKKAEGSTKK; encoded by the coding sequence ATGAATAAGTTAGAGAAATTTAGAGAGCTTGGTTTAAGTGATAAAACTTTAAAAGCTTTATCCAAAAAAGGGTTTGAAGAACCAAGTCCAATTCAAGCATTAACAATACCTGTTTTATTGAAAGGTGAAAAAGATGTAATAGGACAAGCTCAAACAGGAACAGGAAAAACAGCAGCTTTTGCTTTACCAATACTTGAAAAAATAGAAAAAAGTACAGGAAAAATAAGAGCCATAATACTAGCTCCAACAAGAGAGTTAGCTATACAAGTAGCTGAAGAAACAAATTCTTTTGCTTTTGGAAGAAATTTAAAAGTAGTACCAGTTTACGGTGGACAGTCTATAGAATTACAAATTAGACAAGTAAAAAAAGGTGTAGATATAGTTGTTGGAACACCTGGAAGAGTTTTAGACTTAATAGATAGAAAACTTTTAAAGTTGGATGAAATAGATTACTTTATTCTTGATGAAGCTGACGAAATGCTTAATATGGGATTTATAGAGGATATTGAAAAAATATTAAGTTATACAAAAGCGGATAAAAGAATGTTATTTTTCTCAGCTACAATGCCAAAAGAAATTTTGAAAATAGCTGAAAATCATATGAGACCTGGTTATGAAATTTTAAAAGTTGAAACAAAAGAACTTACAACAAACTTAACAGATCAAATTTATTTTGAAGTTAAACAAAAAGATAAATTCGAAGCTTTATGCAGAATTATAGACTTAGAACCTGATTTTTATGGAATAGTTTTCTGTAGAACTAAAAATGATGTAAATGAACTTGCAGGAAAATTAAATGATAGAGGATATGATGCAGGTGAGTTACATGGAGATATAACTCAAAACTATAGAGAAACTACTTTAAAAAGATTTAAAGATAAAAAACTTACTATATTAGTAGCAACAGATGTGGCAGCTAGAGGAATAGATGTTAATGATTTAACTCATGTTGTAAATTATTCAGTTCCTCAAGAGGCAGAAAGTTATGTTCATAGAATAGGAAGAACTGGAAGAGCTGGAAAAGAAGGAACAGCTATAACTTTTATAACTCCATCTGAATATAAAAGATTACTTCAAATAAAAAGAATAACTAAAACTGATATTAGAAAAGAAAAAATTCCTGGAATAAAAGATGTAATAATTTCAAGAAAATACAGGATAAAAGAAAGTGTAAAAAATGAGATTCAAGAGGGAAATATAAATAATTTTGTAGAAATGGCAAAAGATTTATTAAAAGAGGGAACTCCAGAAGAAATAATTGCTTCTCTTTTAAAAATAAATTATGAAGATGTTTTAGATAGTTCAAATTATAATGAAATTGAAGAAGCAACTGTAGATAAAACAGGAAAAACAAGATTATTTATAGCCTTAGGAAGAGTAGATAAAATTACTCCTAAGAAAATAGTTGATTTAATTGCAAAAGAATCAAAGATTGATAGAGATAAAATAAAAAATGTAGAAGTTTATGAAAACTTTTCATTTATGAATGTTCCTTTTGCTGAAGCTGAATATATTTTGGATATATTTAAAAAGCAGAAAAAAGGAAGAAAACCTTTAGTAGAAAAAGCAAAAGTAAAATCTAATGAAGAGGAAAAAGTAGAAGAGGTTACACCTAAAAAAAGAGGAAGAAAACCAAAGTCAGAAGTAGAAGAGAAGAAAACTAACAAAAAAAATTCTTCAAAAGAATCTGTTTCTAGTGATAAAACAAAGAAAACTAGAAAGAAAAAAGCAGAAGGTAGTACAAAAAAATAA
- a CDS encoding Eco57I restriction-modification methylase domain-containing protein yields MGIVNYKIYTPYKYADEITREGFKEYFQGEYSKEKINNLKIADLSCGTGNLLCVALEKLIRLSKKIFGKYVYKESWITAYDLDELALQQYKENILKILKKYNLSGEIKTYLGDSLTTEINEKYNLVLGNPPYIGEKNNKELFSKIKETSFGKKYYQSKMDYLYFFIEKGVDILEENGILSYIVTNYWLKADSGTTLRNKLKEEGSYKYLNNFNTSVFKEVNGQHNVIFVWRKKLENTKCFIKNSNLDEEELENNKENTDLIQEKFEILNEELYDEKGNIILLNPKNKKIIKNILEKSNYRLKDFVNINQGIISGYDGAFITEMYSDDYKDILKPLYKNKDINKYSHKKENKFWIFYVNTDTEVDNNFLDYLSIYQKRLKERREVKSGKINWWELQWGREEKIFKGEKIVVRQRCKTNIFAYSNGDFYGSADIYYLSVIDKNINIFYLLGYLNSKIFYKWYRINGKSKGYNLEFYTTPLKEVPIYYPDNIQEIKFIEDLVKQQIENYSEDTQGKIEKYFSNIYGV; encoded by the coding sequence ATGGGAATTGTTAATTATAAAATTTATACGCCTTATAAATATGCAGATGAAATAACAAGAGAGGGATTTAAAGAATATTTTCAAGGAGAATACTCTAAAGAGAAAATAAATAATTTAAAAATAGCTGATCTTTCTTGTGGAACAGGGAACCTTTTGTGTGTTGCTCTTGAAAAATTAATAAGACTTTCAAAAAAGATTTTTGGAAAATATGTATATAAAGAAAGTTGGATAACTGCATATGATTTAGATGAATTAGCTTTACAACAATATAAAGAAAATATTTTAAAAATATTAAAAAAATATAATTTATCTGGAGAAATAAAAACTTATTTAGGAGATAGCCTTACTACAGAGATAAATGAAAAATATAATTTAGTATTAGGAAATCCTCCATATATAGGAGAAAAAAATAATAAGGAATTATTTTCTAAAATAAAAGAAACTTCATTTGGTAAAAAATATTATCAAAGTAAAATGGACTATTTATATTTTTTTATTGAAAAAGGAGTTGATATATTAGAAGAAAATGGGATACTTTCATATATAGTTACAAATTATTGGTTAAAAGCTGATAGCGGAACCACTCTTAGAAATAAGTTAAAAGAAGAGGGAAGTTATAAATATTTGAATAATTTTAATACATCTGTATTTAAAGAGGTAAATGGACAACATAATGTGATATTTGTTTGGAGAAAAAAATTAGAGAATACTAAATGTTTTATAAAAAATTCAAATCTTGATGAAGAAGAATTAGAAAATAATAAAGAAAATACAGATTTAATTCAAGAAAAATTTGAGATTTTAAATGAAGAACTATATGATGAAAAAGGAAATATAATTTTATTAAATCCTAAAAATAAAAAAATAATAAAAAATATCTTAGAAAAATCAAATTATAGATTAAAAGATTTTGTAAATATTAATCAAGGAATAATTTCAGGATATGATGGAGCTTTTATAACAGAAATGTATTCTGATGATTATAAAGATATTTTAAAGCCTCTTTATAAAAATAAAGATATAAATAAATATAGTCATAAAAAAGAAAATAAGTTTTGGATATTTTATGTAAATACGGATACAGAAGTTGATAATAATTTTTTAGATTATTTGAGCATTTATCAAAAAAGATTAAAAGAGAGAAGAGAAGTAAAATCTGGAAAAATAAATTGGTGGGAACTTCAATGGGGAAGAGAAGAGAAGATATTTAAAGGTGAAAAAATTGTTGTACGTCAAAGATGTAAAACAAATATTTTTGCTTATAGTAATGGAGATTTTTATGGAAGTGCTGATATTTATTATCTTTCTGTAATAGATAAAAATATAAATATTTTTTATTTGTTAGGATATTTGAATTCTAAAATATTTTATAAATGGTATAGAATAAATGGAAAATCTAAAGGATATAATTTAGAATTTTATACAACACCATTAAAAGAAGTTCCTATATATTATCCTGATAATATTCAAGAAATAAAATTTATAGAAGATTTAGTAAAACAACAAATAGAAAATTATTCTGAAGATACTCAGGGAAAAATAGAAAAATATTTTTCAAATATTTATGGAGTTTAA
- a CDS encoding bifunctional riboflavin kinase/FAD synthetase — protein MKIIIDIQNTKERLKNSYIALGTFDGIHRGHRVLINGAIEKARKNNGISVVYTFLNHPLEIVAPERVPKMINTIDEKLRLLEEMGVDYVVLQTFDKEYAKTTKEEFIDKFLIEYLGAKEIFVGFNYTFAEKGSGNVEYLREVASKKGIILNEIPAIEYKGKVLSSTLIRKLILDGKVEEANMYLGRPFFISGVVEHGKKLGRVLGFPTANLKIVNKVYPPFGIFGGTVSIEGENKKYNAVINIGRNPTLKPGELSVEVHILDFDREIYGRKIDVSIEKHLRDEKKFNSMEELRQGIKNDVENWRKFSNRK, from the coding sequence ATGAAAATCATAATTGATATACAAAATACAAAAGAGAGGTTGAAAAATAGTTATATTGCTTTAGGAACTTTTGATGGAATTCACAGAGGACATAGAGTTCTTATAAATGGAGCAATAGAGAAGGCTAGAAAAAATAATGGAATATCTGTAGTTTATACTTTTTTAAATCATCCATTAGAAATTGTAGCTCCAGAAAGAGTACCTAAAATGATAAATACTATAGATGAAAAATTAAGATTATTAGAAGAAATGGGAGTAGATTATGTAGTCTTACAAACATTTGATAAAGAATATGCAAAAACAACAAAAGAAGAGTTTATAGATAAATTTTTGATAGAATATTTAGGAGCTAAAGAAATTTTTGTTGGATTTAATTATACTTTTGCAGAAAAAGGAAGTGGAAATGTAGAATATTTAAGAGAAGTGGCTTCCAAAAAAGGAATTATATTAAATGAAATTCCTGCTATAGAATATAAAGGAAAAGTTTTGAGCTCTACCTTAATTAGAAAGTTAATTTTAGATGGAAAAGTAGAAGAAGCAAATATGTATTTAGGAAGGCCATTTTTTATTTCAGGAGTTGTAGAACATGGAAAAAAACTTGGAAGAGTTTTAGGTTTTCCAACAGCAAATTTAAAAATAGTAAATAAAGTATATCCTCCTTTTGGAATATTTGGAGGAACAGTTTCAATAGAAGGAGAAAATAAAAAATATAATGCTGTTATAAATATTGGAAGAAATCCTACATTAAAACCAGGAGAGTTAAGTGTAGAAGTTCATATATTAGATTTTGATAGAGAAATTTATGGAAGAAAAATAGATGTTAGTATAGAGAAGCATTTAAGAGATGAAAAAAAATTTAATTCTATGGAAGAATTAAGGCAAGGAATAAAAAATGATGTTGAAAACTGGAGAAAATTTTCAAATAGAAAATAA
- the polA gene encoding DNA polymerase I — MKKIVLLDTSAIMYRAFYANMNFKTKDEPTGAVYGFTNTLLSIIKEFSPDYICAAQDVKRATLKRSEIFEDYKKNREAVPEDLLVQIPRIEEVLDCFGIKRFKIDGYEADDVMGTIAKKFSKENYEIYIITGDKDLAQLVDKNINIALMGKGDDGGFKILRTDEDVVEFLGVTPEMIPDLFGLIGDKSDGIPGVRKVGEKKAIPMLEKYQNLEGIYENISSLREISGIGPGLIKNIEEDREMAFLSRKLATIDKNVPIDIEISQISYNIDNKKTLELFKILGFKALIKRMNLEEEVEKLKLESSNSQLGLFENLSEKVEVKKDEEILIVDNNEKFEILKENLKKENEIFFYTENIGIAFSTSKKDYYLPFAHNLKLGEKYQNYSKEKAQEIFDLDKKFITYGFKNVIKNIGKIPTKNMEFDMMLGYHLQTAQTKEGLEMVALNEGIDIKSYADLFGKEERENTNIEEYGKYLCRLSSLIQEVYPSMKEDLEEKGLIKNLKDTEIPLIEVLASMEQEGITIDPKYFQNYSIELTELIEKLENKIYEEANEKFNINSPKQLSEILFFKLNITPVKKTKSGYSTDVEVLEVLRDRGEKIAEYILEYRKFTKLKSTYVDALLKVKDENNRIHTTFNQTGTATGRLSSSDPNLQNIPVKTDEGMKIREGFVAKEGNKLLGIDYSQIELRVLGEMSGDENLIEAYGKNADLHSLTARKIFDLKEDEEVSREERIIAKTINFSVIYGKTPFGLASELKISQSEAKEYIEKYFSEYPRVKEFEKDIIAEAEKKGYVETYFKRRRNIDGINSKNKNIKNQGERMAVNTVIQGTAAEIIKKAMIKIYNEIKNKDDIKMLLQVHDELIFEIKKEKVDYYREIIENIMKNSVDFKKVHLEVNSAEGKNWAEAK, encoded by the coding sequence ATGAAAAAAATAGTCTTATTAGATACTAGTGCAATTATGTATAGAGCTTTTTATGCAAATATGAATTTTAAAACAAAAGATGAGCCAACAGGAGCTGTTTATGGTTTTACCAATACATTACTAAGTATTATAAAAGAATTTTCTCCTGATTATATATGTGCAGCACAAGATGTAAAAAGAGCTACATTAAAAAGAAGTGAGATATTTGAAGATTATAAAAAAAATAGAGAAGCAGTACCAGAAGATTTACTTGTTCAAATTCCTAGAATAGAAGAAGTGTTAGATTGTTTTGGAATTAAAAGATTTAAAATAGATGGTTATGAAGCAGATGATGTTATGGGAACTATTGCTAAAAAATTTTCAAAAGAAAATTATGAAATATATATAATTACTGGAGATAAAGATTTAGCTCAATTAGTTGATAAAAATATAAATATTGCTCTTATGGGAAAAGGTGATGATGGAGGATTTAAAATTCTAAGAACAGATGAAGATGTAGTAGAGTTTTTAGGAGTAACTCCAGAAATGATACCAGATTTATTTGGACTTATAGGAGATAAAAGTGACGGAATTCCAGGTGTCAGAAAAGTTGGAGAAAAAAAAGCTATTCCAATGCTTGAAAAATATCAAAATTTAGAAGGAATATATGAAAATATCTCTTCTTTAAGAGAAATTTCTGGAATAGGACCAGGACTTATAAAAAACATAGAAGAAGATAGAGAAATGGCTTTTTTAAGTAGAAAATTAGCTACTATTGATAAAAATGTTCCTATTGACATAGAAATTTCACAAATATCTTATAATATAGACAATAAAAAAACTTTAGAACTTTTTAAAATTTTAGGTTTTAAAGCTCTTATAAAAAGAATGAATTTAGAAGAAGAAGTTGAAAAGTTAAAATTAGAAAGTTCAAATTCTCAATTGGGGCTTTTTGAAAATTTATCAGAAAAAGTAGAAGTAAAAAAAGATGAAGAAATTTTAATAGTTGACAATAATGAAAAATTTGAAATATTAAAAGAAAATTTAAAAAAAGAAAATGAAATTTTCTTTTATACTGAAAATATAGGAATTGCTTTCTCAACATCTAAAAAAGATTACTATTTACCTTTTGCTCATAATTTAAAATTAGGAGAAAAATATCAAAATTATTCAAAAGAGAAAGCTCAAGAAATTTTTGATTTAGATAAAAAATTTATAACTTATGGATTTAAAAATGTAATTAAAAATATAGGAAAAATTCCTACTAAAAATATGGAATTTGATATGATGTTAGGGTATCATTTACAAACAGCTCAAACTAAAGAGGGCTTAGAAATGGTAGCTTTAAATGAGGGAATAGATATAAAAAGTTATGCAGACTTATTTGGGAAAGAGGAAAGAGAAAATACAAATATAGAAGAATATGGAAAATATTTATGTAGATTATCATCCCTTATTCAAGAAGTTTATCCTAGTATGAAAGAGGATTTAGAAGAAAAAGGTTTAATAAAAAATTTAAAAGATACAGAGATACCTTTAATAGAAGTTTTAGCTTCTATGGAACAAGAAGGAATAACTATTGACCCTAAATATTTTCAAAACTATAGTATAGAACTTACAGAGTTAATTGAAAAATTAGAAAATAAAATATATGAGGAAGCTAATGAGAAATTTAATATAAATTCTCCTAAACAATTATCAGAAATTTTATTTTTTAAATTAAATATTACTCCTGTTAAGAAAACAAAAAGTGGTTATTCAACAGATGTGGAAGTTTTAGAAGTTTTAAGAGATAGAGGGGAAAAAATAGCAGAATATATACTAGAATATAGAAAATTTACAAAATTAAAATCTACATATGTAGATGCTTTGTTAAAAGTAAAAGATGAAAATAATAGAATTCATACTACTTTTAATCAAACAGGAACAGCTACTGGAAGATTGTCATCTTCTGACCCAAATTTACAAAATATTCCTGTAAAAACAGATGAAGGTATGAAAATAAGAGAGGGATTTGTAGCAAAAGAAGGAAATAAACTTTTAGGAATTGACTATTCTCAAATAGAGTTGAGAGTTTTAGGAGAAATGTCTGGTGATGAAAATTTAATAGAAGCATATGGGAAAAATGCAGATTTACATAGTTTAACAGCTAGAAAAATTTTTGATTTAAAAGAAGATGAAGAAGTAAGTAGAGAGGAAAGAATAATAGCAAAAACTATAAACTTTAGTGTTATTTATGGAAAAACTCCTTTTGGTCTTGCTTCAGAATTAAAAATAAGTCAAAGTGAAGCAAAAGAATATATAGAAAAATATTTTAGTGAATATCCTAGAGTTAAAGAGTTTGAAAAGGATATCATAGCAGAGGCTGAAAAAAAAGGATATGTTGAAACATATTTTAAAAGAAGAAGAAATATAGATGGAATTAACTCAAAAAATAAAAATATAAAAAATCAAGGGGAAAGAATGGCTGTTAATACAGTTATTCAAGGAACCGCAGCTGAAATTATAAAAAAAGCAATGATAAAAATATATAATGAAATAAAAAATAAAGATGATATAAAAATGTTATTACAAGTACATGATGAACTTATTTTTGAAATAAAAAAGGAAAAAGTAGATTATTATAGAGAAATAATAGAAAATATAATGAAAAATAGTGTAGATTTCAAAAAAGTACACTTAGAAGTAAATAGTGCTGAAGGTAAAAATTGGGCAGAAGCTAAATAG